A single window of Leptolyngbya ohadii IS1 DNA harbors:
- a CDS encoding thiol-disulfide oxidoreductase DCC family protein — MHSSPSTATSHAASNPASQPTWKIKLLYDSECPLCVREVNFLRRKDADRGLVEFVDIAADDYDLALHGGIDYETAMARIHAVLPDGTIVKNVEVFRRVYEVLGMGWIYAITKLPIVGWLADAVYGVWAKLRLRLTGRADLEAIVAERNQRLCDTDRCRI; from the coding sequence ATGCACTCATCTCCATCTACTGCGACCTCTCACGCTGCATCTAATCCTGCATCCCAGCCGACCTGGAAAATCAAACTGCTCTACGACAGCGAATGTCCGCTCTGTGTCCGGGAAGTTAACTTTTTGCGCCGCAAAGATGCCGATCGCGGTCTGGTCGAGTTCGTCGATATCGCTGCGGACGATTACGATCTGGCGCTGCACGGCGGCATTGACTACGAAACCGCTATGGCACGAATTCACGCAGTTTTACCCGATGGGACGATCGTTAAAAACGTGGAAGTCTTCCGTCGCGTTTACGAAGTGCTGGGCATGGGCTGGATCTATGCCATTACCAAACTGCCGATCGTGGGATGGCTTGCCGACGCGGTTTACGGAGTGTGGGCAAAATTGCGGCTACGGTTAACTGGACGGGCGGATCTGGAAGCGATCGTGGCTGAACGAAATCAGAGACTTTGTGATACGGATCGCTGTCGCATCTAA
- the bchI gene encoding magnesium chelatase ATPase subunit I, protein MSPTVSASPSAKATTRRAVFPFTAIVGQEEMKLALLLNVIDPKIGGVMIMGDRGTGKSTTIRALADVLPEMDVVAGDPFNSHPTDPSLMSDAVKQQIESGESIQTTKKKVTMIDLPLGATEDRVCGTIDIERALSEGVKAFEPGLLAQANRGILYVDEVNLLDDHLVDVLLDSAASGWNTVEREGISIRHPARFVLVGSGNPEEGELRPQLLDRFGLHAEIRTVKEPTLRVQIVEQRSDFDQNPEEFLVKYQTEQDALQQKLINAQTLLPSVKIDQDLKIKISQVCAELDVDGLRGDIVTNRTAKALAALEGRAEVTVEDIQRIIVMALRHRLRKDPLESIDSGYKVGKVFAQVFGLPVPE, encoded by the coding sequence GTGAGTCCCACCGTTTCAGCCAGCCCCTCTGCCAAAGCTACGACCCGCCGCGCCGTTTTCCCGTTTACCGCGATCGTGGGTCAGGAAGAAATGAAGCTTGCGTTGCTCCTCAACGTGATTGACCCCAAAATTGGGGGCGTGATGATCATGGGCGATCGGGGAACCGGAAAGTCCACCACGATTCGTGCCCTGGCGGACGTGCTGCCTGAAATGGACGTCGTGGCAGGCGATCCGTTCAACAGCCATCCGACTGACCCCAGTTTGATGAGCGATGCGGTCAAGCAGCAAATCGAGTCTGGTGAATCGATCCAGACCACGAAGAAAAAAGTGACGATGATCGACCTGCCCCTGGGCGCAACGGAAGACCGGGTGTGCGGCACGATCGACATCGAAAGAGCCTTGTCGGAAGGCGTAAAGGCATTTGAACCGGGACTGCTGGCGCAGGCAAATCGCGGCATTCTCTACGTGGATGAAGTTAACCTGCTGGACGATCACCTTGTAGACGTGCTGCTGGACTCCGCTGCGTCTGGCTGGAATACGGTTGAGCGGGAAGGGATTTCGATTCGTCACCCGGCAAGATTTGTGCTGGTGGGTTCCGGCAACCCCGAAGAAGGTGAACTGCGTCCCCAGTTGCTCGATCGCTTTGGCTTACACGCCGAAATCCGCACGGTGAAAGAACCGACCCTGCGCGTTCAGATTGTGGAACAGCGATCGGACTTTGACCAGAACCCGGAAGAATTCCTGGTGAAATACCAAACGGAGCAGGATGCGCTTCAGCAAAAGCTGATTAATGCTCAAACTCTCCTGCCCTCGGTGAAGATCGATCAGGATCTCAAGATCAAAATTTCCCAGGTCTGCGCCGAACTGGATGTAGACGGTCTGCGCGGCGATATCGTCACCAACCGCACCGCCAAGGCACTCGCCGCTCTAGAAGGACGGGCAGAAGTCACGGTGGAAGACATTCAGCGGATTATCGTCATGGCACTGCGCCACCGTCTGCGGAAAGACCCCCTGGAGTCGATCGATTCTGGTTACAAGGTGGGTAAGGTCTTTGCTCAGGTGTTTGGTCTGCCTGTGCCGGAATAA
- the crtD gene encoding C-3',4' desaturase CrtD: MVEQHGRRVVVIGAGIGGLTAAALLAHRGDSVLVLDQAIVPGGCASTFKRRGFIFDVGATQVAGLEPGGIHHRIFEELNIEPPAATQIDPACAVYLPGEMEPINVWRDPQRWKTERQRQFPGSEPFWQLMADLFRYSWAFQSRDPVLPPRNLWDITQLAKAVRPDTLLTLPHTFTTVGQVLRWYGLGNDRRLKTFLDMQLKLYSQVDADQTALLYAATALAVSQSPHGLFHLQGSMQTLSDRLVESLERDGSRLLMRHTVEQVHTEGQRATAVTIRNQKTGEVWTEPADHVVANVTVQNLVKLLGDAAPSGYRDRVEKLPPSSGAFVIYLGVKQDALPENCPPHLQFLYDYAGPIAENNSLFVSVSKPGDGRAPAGHATIVASSFTDPKIWWNCSTEDYQQRKQEYTNQAIDRLSQYFHLTPETIVHQEAATPRTFAHYTGRSEGIVGGIGQRIPTFGPFGFATRTPVRSLWLVGDSTHPGEGTAGVSYSALTVVRQIEQQG; encoded by the coding sequence ATGGTAGAGCAACACGGTCGGCGCGTGGTCGTGATTGGGGCAGGCATCGGCGGATTAACGGCAGCGGCACTCCTGGCGCATCGGGGAGATTCCGTCCTGGTACTGGATCAGGCGATCGTCCCAGGGGGCTGTGCTTCTACATTTAAGCGACGCGGCTTTATCTTCGATGTGGGCGCGACCCAGGTGGCGGGACTGGAACCGGGAGGAATTCATCACCGAATTTTCGAGGAACTGAATATCGAACCGCCTGCCGCCACTCAAATCGATCCTGCCTGTGCGGTCTACTTGCCCGGAGAAATGGAACCGATCAACGTCTGGCGCGATCCGCAGCGATGGAAGACCGAACGCCAGCGACAGTTTCCTGGCAGCGAACCCTTCTGGCAACTGATGGCAGATTTGTTTCGCTATAGCTGGGCATTTCAATCCCGTGACCCGGTGCTGCCGCCGCGCAACCTCTGGGACATCACGCAACTCGCCAAAGCCGTCCGTCCCGATACCCTGCTGACCCTGCCGCATACGTTCACGACCGTTGGACAGGTGTTGCGCTGGTATGGTTTGGGAAACGATCGCCGTCTCAAAACCTTTCTGGATATGCAGCTCAAGCTTTACTCCCAGGTAGACGCAGACCAAACCGCCCTCCTCTACGCCGCCACCGCACTCGCCGTTTCCCAATCGCCCCACGGACTGTTTCACCTCCAGGGCAGTATGCAGACATTGAGCGATCGCCTCGTCGAATCTTTGGAGCGGGATGGGAGTCGATTACTCATGCGTCACACAGTTGAACAAGTCCACACAGAAGGACAGCGAGCCACCGCAGTTACGATTCGCAACCAGAAGACCGGAGAAGTTTGGACGGAGCCTGCCGATCATGTTGTCGCGAACGTCACGGTACAAAATCTGGTGAAGCTTTTGGGAGATGCCGCACCCTCTGGCTATCGCGATCGCGTCGAAAAACTGCCGCCCTCTTCAGGGGCTTTCGTGATCTACCTGGGCGTGAAACAGGATGCCCTGCCGGAAAACTGTCCGCCCCACCTGCAATTCCTCTACGACTACGCCGGACCGATCGCCGAAAATAATTCTCTCTTCGTTTCAGTCAGCAAACCCGGAGACGGACGCGCCCCCGCAGGTCATGCCACGATCGTCGCCTCTTCCTTCACCGATCCAAAAATCTGGTGGAATTGCTCGACCGAAGATTACCAGCAGCGCAAGCAGGAATATACGAATCAGGCGATCGATCGGCTCTCTCAATATTTCCATCTCACCCCTGAAACGATCGTGCATCAGGAAGCTGCAACCCCTCGCACCTTTGCCCACTACACCGGACGCAGTGAAGGTATCGTCGGCGGCATCGGTCAGCGTATTCCTACCTTTGGTCCCTTTGGATTTGCCACTCGAACTCCGGTGCGGTCGCTCTGGCTCGTCGGAGATTCAACCCATCCGGGAGAGGGAACGGCAGGGGTGAGTTATTCGGCTTTGACGGTGGTGAGGCAGATTGAGCAGCAGGGGTGA
- a CDS encoding CPBP family intramembrane glutamic endopeptidase yields the protein MEPPSNPTPQPEMEPLSRVQVLTAMGVTAIVLLLVARIWLLFDPSLLPFTWSTVDLLWGVGLGVAVTIASSIAYRLWTGYRQSADHYLALIIQPLALPDLIWLGLLPGLSEELLFRGVMLPSIGLNWYGLVISSLCFGVMHFNGSQQWSYVIWATAIGLVLGWGAMETGNLFVPVVAHILTNLVSSYVWKWRMRDAVN from the coding sequence GTGGAGCCACCTTCTAACCCTACTCCCCAGCCCGAAATGGAACCTCTGAGCCGTGTTCAGGTGTTGACCGCAATGGGCGTTACGGCGATCGTTTTGCTGCTGGTTGCGCGAATTTGGCTGCTGTTCGACCCGTCGCTCTTGCCCTTTACCTGGTCAACGGTGGATTTGCTGTGGGGCGTTGGACTGGGCGTTGCCGTTACGATCGCTAGTTCGATCGCCTATCGCCTGTGGACGGGTTATCGGCAGAGTGCAGATCACTATCTGGCGCTGATTATTCAGCCGCTTGCCCTCCCGGATCTGATCTGGCTGGGACTGCTGCCGGGACTGAGCGAAGAACTGCTGTTTCGAGGGGTGATGCTGCCGTCGATCGGCTTGAACTGGTACGGGTTAGTGATTTCCAGCCTGTGTTTTGGCGTAATGCACTTTAACGGCAGTCAGCAGTGGTCTTATGTGATCTGGGCGACGGCGATCGGGCTAGTGCTGGGCTGGGGTGCAATGGAAACGGGCAATTTGTTCGTCCCTGTCGTAGCGCACATTCTGACGAATCTGGTATCAAGCTATGTCTGGAAATGGCGAATGCGCGACGCGGTTAATTGA
- a CDS encoding RNA recognition motif domain-containing protein codes for MSIYVGNLSYEVTEEDLNSVFAEYGSVKRVQLPVDRETGRMRGFGFVEMSADSEEQAAIDALDGAEWMGRDLKVNKAKPREERGGSFGGGNRSGGFSRRY; via the coding sequence ATGTCAATTTATGTTGGTAACCTCTCCTATGAGGTCACGGAAGAAGATTTGAATTCTGTATTTGCGGAATATGGCTCTGTGAAGCGCGTTCAGCTTCCAGTCGATCGCGAAACAGGGCGGATGCGCGGCTTTGGCTTCGTTGAAATGAGTGCAGACTCCGAAGAACAGGCAGCGATCGACGCTCTGGATGGTGCAGAGTGGATGGGACGCGATTTGAAAGTCAACAAGGCAAAACCTCGCGAAGAGAGAGGCGGTTCCTTTGGTGGCGGCAATCGCAGTGGCGGTTTCTCCCGTCGCTACTAA
- a CDS encoding alpha/beta fold hydrolase has translation MQMPPDQYISVNGIRTRYWSVGEAGSPVLLIHGAGGSADYWYRNIFSLAQQHQVYALDWVGSGKSDKPEATYTYEDLTQFALAFMDAVGLSSANVVGTSAGGILAMKLASQFPDRIQKLVLSGSAGLGKALGLGMRLSTIPGIGEALNRPSRATAKFLIRQCAYRPETFLTDDFVDLVERNLPLQVLQFQLRTFRTAANFSGMKSDFLAQIRNSLPKIKASTLVLWGKQDQVTSVSGAEIAANEIPDAKLHLFDNCGHWAYLEHTEEFNQLVLEFLKD, from the coding sequence ATGCAGATGCCGCCTGATCAGTACATCAGCGTGAATGGAATTAGAACGCGCTATTGGTCTGTGGGTGAAGCAGGCAGTCCCGTTCTTCTGATACATGGAGCAGGAGGTTCGGCTGACTACTGGTACAGGAATATTTTCAGCCTGGCGCAGCAGCACCAAGTCTACGCCCTAGATTGGGTGGGGTCAGGAAAATCCGATAAGCCCGAAGCAACCTACACCTATGAGGATTTGACGCAGTTTGCGTTGGCTTTTATGGATGCTGTCGGTTTATCTAGCGCAAATGTCGTCGGAACTTCAGCGGGCGGTATTCTTGCGATGAAGCTTGCGTCCCAGTTTCCCGATCGCATTCAGAAATTAGTTTTGTCTGGAAGTGCAGGTTTAGGGAAAGCCCTTGGACTTGGAATGCGTCTCTCTACAATTCCGGGCATTGGGGAGGCTTTGAATCGTCCGAGCCGCGCAACTGCTAAGTTCCTAATTCGCCAATGTGCCTATCGTCCAGAAACATTTCTGACGGATGATTTTGTAGATTTGGTTGAGCGGAACTTGCCTCTACAAGTGTTGCAGTTTCAACTTCGCACATTTCGCACTGCTGCAAACTTTTCTGGGATGAAGTCAGACTTTCTAGCGCAGATTCGCAATAGTCTGCCAAAGATTAAAGCTTCAACGCTCGTTTTATGGGGAAAGCAGGATCAAGTTACTTCTGTAAGCGGGGCTGAAATTGCAGCAAACGAAATTCCTGATGCAAAGCTGCACCTATTCGACAATTGTGGACACTGGGCTTATTTAGAACATACAGAGGAATTTAATCAGCTTGTACTTGAGTTTTTGAAGGACTAA
- a CDS encoding DICT sensory domain-containing protein, with product MLQGSILQKLGDAHRSGTPGKRPLNFGVYYKNTLVALCHALEDAILAADYQPMMLTAFQRGKWYLQEADRYGDIADRSQQVVILAGTDAGFLEHPTSHKANVDLVTLDPADPVAQEWHLIIVSPDYTAMVLCQELSEEDYEVAGKPQTDLERKFYGLWTFEPNLVQETAGLMIDHAGRYNPTLQAQLQQQLTQIVERSQHPEALCNKPTADHLGDIVMRVIDYLEDNQQTDQQKHHALANNLTSNELQALLRIAQLIDQTDISNPNAAAEVATLAEAMGQLLDLPAWQLHRLRLAGLLHRIAFLQPIETVLSSRDSDHLAAPASPVIPGVKVLRKMQRLKAIATILTHQTECWDGSGTPAGLSGDEIPLESRILALLADFQQNLTQGRSGGLDEMETVLQAYQSCQQKANGQFDPKLVEALGLLVSAMQQGMSLPVALPKIAAGLWLLDSHSEEELLSGGLGIEPEETITPSR from the coding sequence ATGTTGCAAGGTTCCATTCTGCAAAAGCTGGGTGACGCACATCGATCGGGCACGCCGGGGAAGCGACCGCTAAACTTTGGGGTGTACTACAAAAACACGCTGGTTGCCCTCTGTCACGCCCTGGAGGATGCGATCCTGGCGGCAGATTATCAGCCTATGATGCTAACTGCATTTCAGCGGGGCAAATGGTATCTCCAGGAAGCCGATCGCTACGGAGACATCGCCGATCGATCGCAGCAGGTCGTGATTCTGGCAGGCACGGACGCAGGCTTTCTCGAACATCCAACGAGCCACAAGGCAAATGTGGATTTGGTAACGCTCGATCCCGCCGATCCAGTGGCGCAGGAATGGCACTTAATTATCGTGTCGCCAGACTATACGGCAATGGTGCTGTGCCAGGAGCTTTCTGAGGAAGATTACGAAGTCGCAGGCAAGCCGCAGACCGACCTGGAGCGTAAATTCTACGGACTCTGGACGTTTGAGCCGAATCTGGTCCAGGAAACCGCTGGACTGATGATCGACCATGCGGGACGCTACAACCCCACTCTTCAGGCACAGCTTCAGCAGCAGCTCACGCAAATTGTTGAACGATCGCAGCATCCCGAAGCCCTCTGTAACAAGCCAACTGCTGATCACCTGGGCGACATTGTGATGCGAGTGATTGATTATCTGGAGGATAACCAGCAGACCGACCAACAAAAGCACCATGCGCTGGCGAACAACCTGACCTCCAACGAACTCCAGGCACTCCTGCGAATTGCTCAACTAATTGATCAGACCGACATCAGCAATCCCAACGCGGCTGCGGAAGTGGCAACCCTGGCGGAGGCAATGGGACAGCTTCTAGACCTCCCGGCGTGGCAGCTTCACCGTTTGCGCTTGGCGGGACTTTTACACAGAATCGCTTTCCTTCAGCCGATCGAAACCGTTCTCAGTTCGCGGGATTCTGATCATCTTGCTGCACCCGCCAGTCCGGTTATTCCAGGGGTGAAAGTGCTGCGGAAAATGCAGCGGCTCAAGGCGATCGCCACAATTCTCACTCACCAAACTGAATGCTGGGACGGTTCGGGCACACCCGCAGGGCTATCCGGCGATGAAATTCCCCTCGAATCCCGGATTCTGGCACTGCTGGCAGACTTTCAGCAAAACCTGACCCAGGGGCGATCGGGCGGATTAGACGAAATGGAAACGGTGTTGCAGGCGTACCAGTCCTGTCAGCAAAAAGCCAATGGGCAGTTTGACCCAAAGCTAGTCGAGGCACTGGGATTGCTGGTGAGCGCGATGCAGCAGGGAATGAGTCTTCCGGTTGCCCTACCTAAGATTGCCGCTGGACTGTGGCTACTAGACTCTCACTCGGAGGAAGAACTGCTGTCGGGCGGACTCGGAATCGAGCCAGAAGAAACCATTACACCCAGTCGCTAG
- a CDS encoding MFS transporter: MAAQISNAFAALRHARPVWVQAIGRLLYQTSYTAMQFYTPLLFVNQMGLSATTVGIALGTGSLAGVVGHLLGGYLADSPNYGRKRALLFAAILSIVAALLLAVTPTFPMLIFANLLLGLSAGCYWTAADAAVVDVTLPEQRQSAFSLLVFADTVGSGLGVWAGGLIAQQIQWLFGFSAVPIALFLLVIQFAVSDRQEFHAESDPFTGFGIALRDQSLLLFVLVNILFTTYVALVSSTLPLYLTRLGTGSGQTVGSVAQLFTWVYIGLGAVLQIPIVQFIRGWNKPRALLLSMALWGIGFLLVWLTAVVSIPRSMTIAALAVLSIAGVIYKPFAPAIVAEFAPVSLRGVYLAISYQCWSIGYFLGPIVGGWAMDQPFAQQSWLWGAGTTLFGLVGLQRLAQRSLQTVEPLGNLAEQSQAKT, encoded by the coding sequence ATGGCTGCACAAATTTCTAATGCTTTCGCTGCTCTGCGCCATGCGCGTCCGGTGTGGGTACAGGCGATCGGGCGATTGCTGTATCAAACGAGCTATACGGCAATGCAGTTTTATACCCCGCTGCTGTTTGTGAATCAGATGGGGCTATCTGCTACCACGGTCGGGATTGCCCTGGGTACGGGTTCATTAGCAGGCGTGGTCGGGCATTTGCTCGGTGGCTATCTGGCGGATTCTCCCAATTACGGTCGAAAGCGTGCCCTCCTGTTTGCGGCAATTCTGTCGATCGTCGCGGCTCTCCTCCTGGCAGTTACTCCCACTTTCCCGATGCTGATTTTTGCTAATTTGCTGCTGGGGCTGAGCGCGGGCTGCTACTGGACGGCGGCAGATGCGGCGGTAGTGGATGTGACGTTGCCCGAACAGAGACAATCGGCTTTTTCCTTGCTGGTGTTTGCCGATACGGTGGGCAGCGGACTGGGCGTATGGGCAGGGGGACTGATTGCCCAGCAAATCCAGTGGCTTTTTGGCTTCAGTGCCGTTCCAATCGCCCTCTTCCTACTGGTCATTCAGTTTGCGGTCAGCGATCGTCAGGAATTTCATGCAGAATCCGATCCCTTTACTGGATTTGGAATCGCCCTGCGCGATCAATCGCTGCTGCTGTTTGTGCTGGTGAATATTTTGTTTACGACCTATGTTGCCCTGGTTAGCAGTACTTTGCCGCTCTACCTCACCCGTCTTGGCACTGGCTCCGGTCAAACTGTTGGCAGCGTTGCCCAGCTTTTTACCTGGGTTTACATTGGGCTGGGAGCCGTGCTGCAAATCCCAATCGTTCAGTTCATACGAGGCTGGAACAAACCTCGCGCCCTGCTGCTGTCAATGGCACTGTGGGGAATTGGCTTTTTGCTGGTCTGGCTAACCGCTGTGGTGTCGATTCCCCGGAGTATGACGATCGCTGCCCTTGCCGTCCTGTCTATTGCAGGGGTAATTTACAAACCGTTTGCCCCGGCGATCGTGGCGGAATTTGCGCCTGTTTCCCTGCGGGGAGTTTATTTGGCAATTAGCTATCAATGCTGGTCGATCGGCTATTTCCTGGGACCGATCGTTGGCGGATGGGCAATGGATCAGCCCTTTGCTCAGCAAAGCTGGCTCTGGGGAGCAGGAACCACGCTGTTCGGTCTGGTTGGACTTCAGCGATTGGCTCAGCGTTCGCTTCAAACGGTGGAACCGCTTGGCAATCTAGCAGAGCAGTCTCAAGCCAAGACTTAA
- a CDS encoding aldo/keto reductase — MNPEFRSLHRKNHLASATLTTIQGNPVSRLGLATSYLKESGCWSLAVDSGINYLFFYALPKVELVQELKDTLAAQRESVFVATGSESRQPEHLREYFDPLRRSLGTNIIDAFFLEYVTPSEDPDLLQAALIELRSWQSQGQLRYVGASSHNRSTALRLIEDKSLDVLMLRYNMAHRKIEADVLPAALEANLPIVAFTCTRWGSLLNGHPDWTGEIPTAADCYRYVLHHPAVQIALTGSATRQQLTENLSVLKSLPLTPAELKEWQAYGDLVYGTGQDAFDTQWV, encoded by the coding sequence ATGAATCCGGAGTTCCGATCGCTTCACAGAAAAAATCACCTAGCCTCAGCAACGCTAACAACAATCCAGGGCAATCCGGTGAGCCGCTTAGGATTGGCAACTTCTTATTTGAAGGAATCGGGCTGCTGGTCGCTGGCGGTCGATTCAGGCATCAATTACCTATTTTTCTATGCCTTGCCGAAGGTAGAACTGGTGCAGGAGTTGAAGGATACCTTAGCGGCACAGCGAGAGTCAGTTTTTGTAGCAACGGGCAGCGAATCGAGACAGCCAGAACACCTGCGGGAATATTTTGACCCATTAAGACGCTCGCTCGGTACAAATATCATCGATGCCTTTTTCCTGGAGTATGTTACGCCCAGCGAAGATCCAGACCTACTGCAAGCTGCCCTGATTGAACTGCGAAGCTGGCAATCCCAGGGGCAATTACGCTATGTGGGAGCGAGTTCCCATAATCGATCGACTGCCCTCCGGCTCATCGAAGATAAGTCCCTGGATGTGCTGATGCTCCGCTACAACATGGCACACCGCAAAATCGAAGCTGACGTGCTTCCGGCGGCACTAGAGGCTAATTTGCCGATCGTCGCTTTTACCTGCACCCGCTGGGGGAGTTTGCTCAACGGTCATCCGGATTGGACGGGAGAAATCCCCACTGCCGCAGACTGCTACCGCTACGTCCTCCACCATCCCGCCGTTCAGATTGCTCTCACCGGATCTGCCACTCGCCAGCAGCTCACCGAAAACCTCAGCGTACTCAAAAGCCTGCCCCTCACCCCAGCAGAACTGAAGGAATGGCAGGCTTACGGAGATTTAGTGTATGGCACCGGACAGGATGCCTTCGATACGCAATGGGTTTAG
- a CDS encoding pentapeptide repeat-containing protein, which yields MDIEAIRAGKVKRLAGADLEDEDLSKVNLSRVNLAGATLNGADLTATTLTGANLDGASLMGCCLVGADLRANLVGANLMQADLSEADLRGANLRGANLMQARLAQTTLAGAFLSGANLMGVSLQGVDLRGADLRGVNFNSANLSGANLAQADLQGAILTGANLEEADLRDANLAGANLSGANLLCAELEGANLQGTTLTSTCVKGTVLDRVEA from the coding sequence ATGGACATTGAAGCAATCCGCGCCGGAAAGGTAAAACGGCTGGCAGGGGCAGACCTGGAAGACGAAGATCTCTCGAAGGTAAATCTCAGTCGGGTTAATTTGGCAGGCGCAACGCTGAACGGAGCCGATCTGACCGCAACTACCCTCACTGGAGCGAATCTGGACGGTGCAAGCCTGATGGGCTGCTGTCTAGTGGGAGCCGACCTGCGGGCGAATTTAGTGGGCGCAAATCTGATGCAGGCAGACCTATCCGAGGCAGACCTGCGGGGGGCAAACCTGCGCGGCGCGAATCTGATGCAGGCAAGGCTCGCACAAACTACCCTGGCAGGCGCATTCCTCAGCGGTGCGAATTTGATGGGCGTGAGCTTGCAGGGAGTTGATCTGCGGGGGGCAGACCTGCGAGGCGTTAACTTTAACAGCGCGAATCTATCAGGCGCAAATCTGGCACAGGCAGACCTTCAGGGGGCGATCCTGACTGGGGCAAACCTGGAGGAAGCCGATCTGCGAGACGCCAATTTAGCAGGTGCGAATCTGAGCGGGGCAAATCTGCTCTGTGCCGAACTGGAAGGCGCGAATCTTCAGGGCACGACGCTGACGAGTACCTGTGTGAAGGGGACAGTTCTCGATCGGGTGGAGGCTTGA